One Streptomyces sp. B21-105 genomic region harbors:
- a CDS encoding GTPase family protein, which produces MSGSIRDRLRRFTTSVEQADGLSPAQKATILQGYEEALGSEAPPRLVLIGEAGVGKSTTVNALFNAGQEVGHSKATTDRAWTIPVREVSGSNGTLEVVDMPGLGDDVANYRPYLDLYRKILPTADAVVWIHPAEDRMMHLVQQALADLFGPRPELVGRLVFGLNKADEIGPHDWNTRANLPSELQRAALREREAEFTASITRVLPAWRGRAVSYAARQFYNLTALFKEMMYAVPEERRWVLEQRMDLADFTALVDGKLLRAATATTLAEIPVADPRPPAPPQTPQDTREQPGPRPPRSVADALNGLSDAQWRELHADRARFEEFVRRVERGDGR; this is translated from the coding sequence ATGTCCGGATCCATCCGCGACCGCCTGCGGCGGTTCACCACGTCGGTCGAGCAGGCCGACGGTCTCTCACCCGCGCAGAAGGCGACGATTCTCCAAGGATACGAGGAGGCACTCGGCAGTGAGGCGCCGCCCCGGCTGGTCCTCATCGGGGAAGCCGGGGTCGGCAAGTCCACGACCGTCAACGCGCTGTTCAACGCCGGGCAGGAGGTGGGCCACAGCAAGGCGACCACCGACCGCGCCTGGACGATCCCGGTACGGGAAGTCAGCGGGAGCAACGGCACCCTCGAGGTCGTCGACATGCCGGGCCTCGGCGACGACGTCGCCAACTACCGCCCCTACCTGGACCTCTACCGCAAGATCCTGCCCACCGCGGACGCCGTCGTGTGGATCCACCCGGCAGAGGACCGCATGATGCACCTCGTCCAGCAGGCGCTGGCCGACCTCTTCGGACCCCGCCCGGAACTCGTCGGCAGGCTGGTCTTCGGACTCAACAAAGCCGACGAGATCGGCCCGCACGACTGGAACACCCGCGCGAACCTGCCCTCGGAGCTCCAACGTGCCGCGCTGCGGGAGCGGGAAGCGGAGTTCACGGCGAGCATCACCCGGGTTCTGCCGGCCTGGCGGGGGCGTGCGGTGTCGTACGCGGCGCGCCAGTTCTACAACCTGACGGCCCTGTTCAAGGAGATGATGTACGCGGTGCCCGAAGAGCGCCGGTGGGTCCTGGAACAGCGGATGGACCTCGCGGACTTCACCGCCCTGGTGGACGGCAAGCTGCTGAGGGCCGCCACGGCGACAACCCTGGCCGAGATCCCGGTGGCCGATCCGCGACCGCCCGCCCCGCCGCAGACGCCGCAGGACACGCGTGAGCAGCCGGGACCCCGCCCGCCGCGGTCCGTCGCCGACGCGCTGAACGGTCTCTCGGACGCCCAGTGGCGGGAACTGCACGCCGACCGGGCCCGGTTCGAGGAGTTCGTCCGGCGTGTGGAACGGGGGGACGGCCGATGA
- a CDS encoding aromatic ring-hydroxylating dioxygenase subunit alpha, with translation MAIETEAASGPYPSPEHHNGAVPDLRRRGIDPDFWYPVAVSRSVPRKKTFAARFAGERIALYRGEAGTVFALEDRCAHRQVPLSMGVVEGEALRCCYHAWAYRGNGRISQIPYLPKGVDRPPRGVRAYPVREAYGLVFVFPGDPEKAAATPLPDLPEFGSARHRTMTFSRTVRCHYSFMHENLLDMNHQFLHRGVLGRIQPRLLGFDTGPDFVEARYLFVPAGGRKDRGAGLLSAEGMSGGSSPDVVTVRTQYPYQTLRAVPEKAELPAFSLWAAYVPQDTEQRVNHTFGLLMIAKPPVPGALHAAWPFIRRFTERVFAEDRMAVEAEQRAWDEQGEDRNQEVFPLILHVRDVLRNNGVPLRPTTARAGAGPCGGGAVCAP, from the coding sequence ATGGCCATCGAGACTGAAGCCGCGAGCGGCCCGTACCCGTCGCCCGAGCACCACAACGGCGCGGTCCCCGACCTCCGCCGCCGCGGGATCGACCCGGACTTCTGGTATCCGGTCGCCGTGTCCCGGAGCGTGCCGCGGAAGAAGACGTTCGCCGCCCGGTTCGCGGGGGAGCGGATCGCCCTGTACCGCGGTGAGGCCGGCACGGTCTTCGCCCTGGAGGACCGTTGCGCCCACCGGCAGGTGCCGCTGAGCATGGGCGTGGTGGAGGGCGAGGCGCTGCGCTGCTGCTATCACGCCTGGGCCTACCGCGGGAACGGCCGCATCTCGCAGATCCCGTATCTGCCCAAAGGGGTGGACCGGCCGCCGCGGGGTGTGCGCGCCTATCCGGTCCGGGAGGCCTACGGACTCGTCTTCGTCTTTCCCGGCGATCCCGAGAAGGCCGCCGCGACGCCGCTGCCCGACCTGCCCGAGTTCGGTTCGGCCCGGCACCGGACCATGACGTTCTCGCGCACCGTGCGATGCCACTACTCGTTCATGCACGAGAACCTGCTCGACATGAACCACCAGTTCCTGCACCGGGGCGTCCTCGGCCGGATCCAGCCCCGGCTGCTGGGATTCGACACGGGTCCCGACTTCGTGGAGGCGCGGTACCTGTTCGTCCCCGCGGGCGGCAGGAAGGACCGGGGCGCGGGTCTGCTGTCCGCCGAGGGCATGAGCGGCGGTTCGTCGCCCGACGTCGTCACCGTCCGCACCCAGTACCCGTACCAGACGCTGCGAGCGGTCCCGGAGAAGGCCGAGCTGCCGGCGTTCTCCCTGTGGGCGGCCTACGTGCCGCAGGACACCGAACAGCGCGTCAACCACACCTTCGGACTGCTCATGATCGCGAAGCCGCCGGTCCCGGGGGCCCTTCATGCCGCCTGGCCGTTCATCCGGCGGTTCACCGAACGCGTCTTCGCGGAGGACCGGATGGCCGTCGAGGCCGAGCAGCGGGCCTGGGACGAGCAGGGCGAGGACCGCAACCAGGAGGTGTTCCCGCTGATCCTGCACGTCCGCGACGTGCTGCGGAACAACGGCGTCCCCCTGCGCCCCACCACGGCGCGCGCCGGCGCGGGCCCCTGCGGGGGCGGCGCGGTGTGCGCGCCCTGA
- a CDS encoding DUF6400 family protein, giving the protein MSSHGDAFPAEPDEPAETRGPAADRPGASALVGLDIDLSSHEMLRRAHVLDALGPDWDPLAALRGEEAAYELLYSGLSPEQQRMYDELVAAGVLPHRGGGHAAA; this is encoded by the coding sequence ATGTCCTCCCATGGCGACGCCTTCCCCGCCGAACCCGACGAACCCGCCGAGACGCGCGGGCCTGCCGCGGACCGGCCCGGCGCGTCCGCCCTGGTCGGCCTGGACATCGACCTGAGCTCCCACGAAATGCTCCGCCGCGCCCATGTCCTGGACGCCCTCGGACCCGACTGGGACCCCCTCGCCGCGCTGCGCGGCGAGGAAGCGGCGTACGAGCTGCTCTACTCGGGCCTCAGCCCGGAACAGCAGCGGATGTACGACGAGCTGGTCGCGGCCGGTGTCCTCCCGCACCGAGGGGGCGGCCATGCTGCCGCTTGA
- a CDS encoding enoyl-CoA hydratase-related protein, with translation MHILLLASAFNSLTQRVHAELRDRGHTVAVELALPGSPLPEAVRRHAPRLVVAPMLKTAIPEEVWAAYTCLVVHPGPVGDRGPSSLDWAIHEGADRWGVTVLQADREMDAGDVWAFVPCRVPPVSKSELYRGEIADAALTALMIAVQRFAEGTYVPRRQPASSTADGSCRGTRSPSGTADGEHPGTRPYLDQSVRRIDWAADSTEDVLRRLRAADSQPGVLDTLLGGEWYLHGGHPETVLRGRPGELLATRSQAVCRATRDGAVWIPELRPRREPGQPPTFRLPAVRALGDRLPPLPEHPLPALPVLPDEGLGTWTDIRYRENGDVGFLSWAFPGGAMSTEQCRRLLDAYREACTRPTSVLVLGGERDFFSNGIHLNVIEAAADPAAESWANINAIDDLVEAVLTTTDRLVVAAVAGNAAAGGVMLALAADELWCRSGAVLNPHYRLMGLYGSEYWTYTLPRRVGPATADRLMSEALPVSSASALRLGLADRVVDCGPDAFAREAGALAARLAALPATAARITAKKTALDRLEATTPLAGFRERELARMRRTFDDPDASYHALRRSFVHKERPSRTPPHLAAAAVAPTAPLPTAADVTGTAHAGVPSEPTG, from the coding sequence GTGCACATCCTGCTCCTTGCCAGCGCGTTCAACAGTCTCACCCAGCGAGTCCACGCCGAACTGCGCGACCGGGGCCACACCGTGGCCGTGGAACTGGCGCTGCCCGGCAGTCCGCTGCCGGAAGCCGTGCGGCGGCACGCACCCCGGCTCGTCGTGGCGCCGATGCTGAAGACGGCGATCCCGGAGGAGGTGTGGGCGGCGTACACCTGCCTCGTCGTCCATCCGGGGCCGGTGGGCGACCGCGGTCCGTCCTCCCTGGACTGGGCGATCCACGAGGGCGCCGACCGGTGGGGCGTCACCGTTCTGCAGGCCGACCGGGAGATGGACGCCGGTGACGTGTGGGCCTTTGTGCCGTGCCGGGTCCCGCCGGTGTCCAAGAGCGAGCTGTACCGGGGCGAGATCGCCGACGCCGCGCTGACGGCTCTCATGATCGCGGTGCAGCGCTTCGCCGAAGGGACGTACGTACCGCGCCGGCAGCCCGCGTCCAGCACGGCGGACGGAAGCTGCCGTGGCACGCGTTCCCCGTCCGGCACGGCGGACGGGGAACACCCGGGCACCCGTCCCTACCTCGACCAGAGCGTCCGGCGGATCGACTGGGCCGCTGACTCCACCGAGGACGTCCTGCGCAGGCTCAGAGCGGCGGACTCCCAGCCCGGGGTGCTGGACACCCTGCTCGGCGGCGAGTGGTACCTGCACGGCGGCCACCCCGAGACCGTGCTGCGCGGCCGCCCGGGCGAGCTGCTGGCCACCCGGTCCCAAGCGGTCTGCCGGGCCACCCGGGACGGCGCCGTGTGGATCCCAGAACTGCGGCCCCGGCGCGAGCCCGGACAGCCCCCCACGTTCAGGCTGCCGGCCGTCCGGGCGCTGGGCGACCGGCTGCCGCCGCTGCCCGAGCACCCCCTGCCGGCGCTGCCCGTGCTGCCCGACGAGGGCCTCGGCACCTGGACCGACATCCGCTACCGGGAGAACGGCGACGTCGGCTTCCTGTCGTGGGCGTTCCCCGGCGGAGCCATGAGCACCGAGCAGTGCCGACGCCTGCTGGACGCCTACCGCGAAGCGTGCACCCGGCCCACGTCCGTGCTGGTGCTGGGCGGCGAACGGGACTTCTTCTCCAACGGGATCCACCTCAACGTCATCGAGGCCGCGGCCGACCCCGCGGCCGAGTCCTGGGCGAACATCAACGCCATCGACGACCTGGTCGAGGCGGTCCTGACGACGACGGACCGGCTGGTCGTCGCGGCGGTCGCGGGCAACGCCGCCGCGGGCGGGGTGATGCTGGCCCTCGCCGCCGACGAGCTGTGGTGCCGCTCGGGCGCGGTGCTGAACCCCCACTACCGGCTGATGGGCCTGTACGGATCGGAGTACTGGACGTACACCCTTCCGCGCAGGGTGGGGCCCGCGACGGCCGACCGGCTCATGAGCGAGGCCCTGCCGGTGAGCTCGGCGAGCGCACTGCGCCTCGGGCTGGCCGACCGAGTGGTCGACTGCGGCCCGGACGCCTTCGCGCGGGAGGCCGGCGCTCTGGCGGCCCGCCTGGCGGCGCTCCCGGCGACGGCGGCCCGGATCACCGCGAAGAAGACGGCACTGGACCGGCTGGAGGCCACCACCCCGCTGGCCGGATTCCGGGAGCGGGAGCTGGCCCGGATGCGCCGCACCTTCGACGACCCGGACGCCTCCTACCACGCCCTGCGCCGCTCGTTCGTCCACAAGGAGCGGCCGTCCCGCACCCCGCCGCACCTCGCCGCCGCCGCGGTTGCGCCGACGGCTCCCCTCCCCACTGCCGCAGACGTCACCGGAACGGCCCACGCTGGCGTCCCGTCGGAGCCGACCGGCTGA
- a CDS encoding hydrogenase expression protein HypE, protein MTEATPGTVGAADADGAPADETPTIHILWINAGLSCDGDSVALTAAMQPSIEEIVLGVLPGLPKIAVHWPLIDFECGPIGGSDTFIEWFFKGERGEIDPFVLVVEGSIPNEAIKPEGYWCGFGDNPETGQPITTSEWIDRLAPKALAVVAIGTCATYGGIHAMAGNPTGAMGVPDYLGWDWKSHAGIPIVCVPGCPIQPDNFSETLTYLLYQAAGSAPMIPLDDKLRPTWLFGATVHEGCDRAGYYEQGQFALSYDSPTCLVKLGCWGPVVKCNVPKRGWMNGIGGCPNVGGICIACTMPGFPDKFMPFMDEPPGAKVSSGASGAYGAVVRTLRSITARTVDKEPKWRRTGDRITTGYRPPW, encoded by the coding sequence ATGACTGAGGCGACGCCGGGCACGGTCGGCGCTGCGGACGCGGACGGCGCGCCCGCCGACGAGACACCCACGATCCACATCCTCTGGATCAACGCGGGGCTGAGCTGCGACGGCGACTCGGTCGCGCTGACGGCCGCCATGCAACCCAGCATCGAGGAGATCGTGCTCGGCGTACTGCCGGGTCTCCCGAAGATCGCCGTCCACTGGCCGCTCATCGACTTCGAGTGCGGCCCGATCGGCGGCTCGGACACGTTCATCGAGTGGTTCTTCAAGGGGGAGCGGGGCGAGATCGACCCGTTCGTCCTGGTCGTCGAGGGCTCCATCCCCAACGAGGCGATCAAACCCGAGGGCTACTGGTGCGGCTTCGGCGACAACCCGGAGACCGGCCAGCCGATCACCACCAGCGAGTGGATCGACCGGCTCGCCCCGAAGGCCCTGGCGGTCGTCGCCATCGGCACCTGCGCCACCTACGGCGGCATCCACGCCATGGCCGGCAACCCGACCGGCGCCATGGGCGTGCCGGACTACCTCGGCTGGGACTGGAAGTCCCACGCGGGCATCCCCATCGTGTGCGTCCCGGGCTGTCCGATCCAGCCCGACAACTTCTCCGAGACGCTCACCTACCTGCTCTACCAGGCGGCCGGCTCCGCCCCGATGATCCCGCTGGACGACAAGCTGCGCCCCACCTGGCTGTTCGGGGCCACCGTGCACGAGGGCTGCGACCGCGCGGGCTACTACGAGCAGGGCCAGTTCGCGCTGTCGTACGACTCCCCGACGTGCCTGGTCAAGCTCGGCTGCTGGGGCCCGGTCGTCAAGTGCAACGTGCCCAAGCGCGGCTGGATGAACGGCATCGGCGGCTGCCCCAACGTGGGCGGCATCTGCATCGCCTGCACGATGCCGGGCTTCCCCGACAAGTTCATGCCGTTCATGGACGAGCCGCCCGGCGCCAAGGTGTCCAGCGGCGCCAGCGGGGCGTACGGCGCCGTCGTTCGCACCCTGCGGTCGATCACCGCCAGGACCGTCGACAAGGAGCCCAAGTGGCGCCGCACCGGAGACCGGATCACCACCGGATACCGACCCCCGTGGTGA
- a CDS encoding nickel-dependent hydrogenase large subunit: MAPKTKAAGDGTGLVEMAWDPITRIVGSLGIHTKIDFKQKRVAECYSTSSVFRGYSVFMRGKDPRDAHFITSRICGICGDNHATCSVYAQNMAYGVKPPHLAEWIINLGESAEYMFDHNIFQENLVGVDYCEKMVRETNPGVLELAERTEAPHAAEHGYRTIADIMRSLNPLEGEFYREALQVSRYTREMFCLMEGRHVHPSTLYPGGVGTIASVQLFTDYLSRLMRYVEFMKRVVPLHDDLFDFFYEALPGYEEVGRRRVLLGCWGALNDPEHCDFTYANMTDWGRRMFVTPGVIVDGKLVTNDLTEINLGIRILLGSSYYEDWQGQEQFVTRDPLGNPVDPRHPWNQHTIPAPQKRDFDDKYSWVMSPRWFDGKDHLALDTGGGPIARLWSTALSGLVDIGYVKATGHSVVINLPRTMTKPETSFEWKIPQWSNALERNRARTYFQAYAAAVALHCAEKGLAEVRAGRTQTWEKFEVPDEGIGVGFTEAVRGVLSHHMVIRDGKIANYHPYPPTPWNASTRDTFGTPGPYEDAVQNTPIFEENTPENFKGIDIMRAVRSFDPCLPCGVHMYVGGGKTVKSMHVPTGLSGLGG, translated from the coding sequence ATGGCACCGAAGACGAAGGCGGCCGGCGACGGCACCGGCCTGGTGGAGATGGCCTGGGACCCGATCACCCGGATCGTGGGCAGCCTGGGCATCCACACGAAGATCGACTTCAAACAGAAACGGGTCGCCGAGTGCTACAGCACCTCGTCGGTCTTCCGTGGCTACAGCGTCTTCATGCGCGGCAAGGACCCCCGCGACGCCCACTTCATCACCAGCCGCATCTGCGGGATCTGCGGGGACAACCACGCCACCTGCTCGGTGTACGCGCAGAACATGGCGTACGGCGTGAAACCCCCGCACCTCGCCGAGTGGATCATCAACCTCGGCGAGTCCGCGGAGTACATGTTCGACCACAACATCTTCCAGGAGAACCTGGTCGGGGTCGACTACTGCGAGAAGATGGTCCGCGAGACCAACCCCGGCGTCCTCGAACTCGCCGAGCGCACCGAGGCCCCGCACGCGGCCGAGCACGGCTACCGCACGATCGCCGACATCATGCGCTCGCTCAACCCGCTGGAGGGCGAGTTCTACCGCGAGGCCCTCCAGGTCAGTCGCTACACGCGCGAGATGTTCTGCCTGATGGAGGGCCGCCATGTGCACCCCTCCACGCTCTACCCCGGTGGCGTCGGCACCATCGCCTCCGTCCAGCTCTTCACGGACTACCTCAGCCGCCTGATGCGCTACGTGGAGTTCATGAAGCGCGTCGTGCCCCTGCACGACGACCTGTTCGACTTCTTCTACGAGGCGCTGCCCGGCTACGAGGAAGTCGGCCGCCGCCGGGTCCTGCTCGGCTGCTGGGGCGCGCTCAACGACCCCGAGCACTGCGACTTCACCTACGCCAACATGACGGACTGGGGCCGGCGCATGTTCGTCACGCCCGGCGTCATCGTCGACGGCAAGCTGGTCACCAACGACCTCACCGAGATCAACCTCGGCATCCGCATCCTGCTGGGCAGCTCCTACTACGAGGACTGGCAGGGCCAGGAGCAGTTCGTCACCCGCGACCCGCTCGGCAACCCGGTGGACCCGCGCCACCCGTGGAACCAGCACACCATCCCCGCCCCGCAGAAGCGCGACTTCGACGACAAGTACAGCTGGGTCATGTCGCCCCGCTGGTTCGACGGCAAGGACCACCTCGCCCTGGACACCGGCGGCGGCCCCATCGCCCGCCTGTGGTCCACCGCCCTGTCCGGGCTCGTCGACATCGGCTACGTCAAGGCCACCGGCCACAGCGTGGTCATCAACCTGCCCCGCACCATGACCAAGCCGGAGACCAGCTTCGAGTGGAAGATCCCGCAGTGGTCCAACGCCCTGGAGCGCAACCGCGCCCGCACCTACTTCCAGGCGTACGCGGCCGCCGTCGCCCTGCACTGCGCGGAGAAGGGCCTGGCGGAGGTCCGCGCCGGACGCACCCAGACCTGGGAGAAGTTCGAGGTCCCCGACGAGGGCATCGGCGTCGGCTTCACCGAGGCCGTCCGAGGCGTCCTGTCCCACCACATGGTGATCCGCGACGGCAAGATCGCCAACTACCACCCGTACCCGCCCACCCCCTGGAACGCCAGCACCAGGGACACCTTCGGCACCCCGGGCCCGTACGAGGACGCCGTGCAGAACACGCCCATCTTCGAGGAGAACACCCCGGAGAACTTCAAGGGCATCGACATCATGCGCGCCGTCCGCAGCTTCGACCCCTGTCTGCCCTGCGGCGTCCACATGTACGTCGGCGGCGGCAAGACGGTGAAGTCGATGCACGTGCCCACCGGCCTGAGCGGACTGGGCGGATGA
- a CDS encoding DUF5947 family protein, producing the protein MTASPATHTQGLRRFVTERTPQPERCELCAVTVPADHRHLVDTEKRALVCACAPCGLLMEQPGAAAGRFRTVPDRYLADPAHHLDDSAWDALQIPVGVAFLFRNAALDRLVALYPSPAGATESELDPATWTDVLGGSRLAALLEPDVEALLLHRTNGSCVCHLVPIDVCYELVGRMRLLWQGFDGGAEARAALDAFFADVARRARPVDEAVRP; encoded by the coding sequence ATGACGGCGTCCCCGGCGACGCACACGCAGGGCCTTCGGAGGTTCGTCACCGAACGTACCCCGCAGCCCGAACGGTGCGAACTGTGCGCCGTGACGGTCCCGGCGGACCACCGCCACCTGGTCGACACCGAGAAACGCGCCCTCGTCTGCGCCTGCGCCCCCTGCGGGCTGCTGATGGAGCAGCCGGGGGCCGCCGCAGGCCGCTTCCGCACCGTCCCTGACCGCTATCTCGCCGACCCCGCACACCACCTCGACGACAGCGCGTGGGACGCCCTGCAGATCCCGGTCGGCGTCGCCTTCCTGTTCCGCAACGCGGCACTCGACCGGCTGGTCGCCCTCTACCCGAGCCCGGCCGGCGCCACCGAGAGCGAACTCGACCCCGCCACCTGGACGGACGTCCTCGGCGGCAGCCGCCTCGCCGCACTGCTCGAACCCGATGTGGAGGCACTGCTGCTGCACCGCACCAACGGCAGCTGCGTGTGCCACCTCGTCCCCATCGACGTCTGCTACGAACTCGTCGGCCGCATGCGCCTGTTGTGGCAGGGCTTCGACGGCGGCGCCGAGGCCCGCGCCGCTCTGGACGCGTTCTTCGCGGACGTCGCGCGCCGCGCCCGCCCCGTGGACGAGGCGGTGCGGCCGTGA
- a CDS encoding DUF6084 family protein, with protein sequence MTEFSFACTGVRADRYAAGPTLVFRLRVTAAAGARVHALALRCQIRIEPARRTYGAAEADGLSDLFGERSRWGSTLQPVQFAQVALMVPSFTGEIETDLVVPCTYDMDVAATRYLTALTDGEVPLLMLFSGTAFTGDGGFQVEPVPWDREAAFRMPVAVWREMVEQHFPGCGWIRLPRDTMDALLAYRSRHALTSWEATLKALLGDDGDGRGGDRGDRGDDDGVLAPPARDPFRALTGSTGRTDP encoded by the coding sequence GTGACGGAGTTCTCCTTCGCCTGCACCGGCGTGCGCGCCGACCGGTACGCCGCCGGACCGACCCTGGTCTTCCGGCTGCGGGTCACCGCCGCGGCCGGCGCACGCGTGCACGCCCTCGCGCTGCGCTGCCAGATCCGCATCGAACCCGCCCGCCGGACCTACGGGGCGGCCGAGGCCGACGGACTGTCCGACCTCTTCGGCGAGCGCTCCCGCTGGGGCAGCACCCTCCAGCCGGTGCAGTTCGCCCAGGTCGCGCTCATGGTCCCGAGTTTCACCGGAGAGATCGAGACCGACCTCGTCGTGCCCTGCACGTACGACATGGACGTCGCCGCGACCCGCTACCTCACCGCCCTCACCGACGGCGAGGTCCCGCTGCTGATGCTGTTCTCCGGTACGGCCTTCACCGGGGACGGCGGATTCCAGGTCGAGCCGGTTCCCTGGGACCGGGAGGCGGCGTTCCGGATGCCGGTCGCCGTCTGGCGGGAGATGGTCGAACAGCACTTCCCCGGCTGCGGCTGGATCCGGCTGCCGCGCGACACCATGGACGCCCTGCTCGCCTACCGCTCCCGGCACGCCCTGACCTCCTGGGAGGCGACCCTCAAGGCCCTGCTCGGCGACGACGGCGACGGACGCGGCGGCGACCGGGGCGACCGGGGCGACGACGACGGCGTCCTCGCACCGCCCGCGCGCGATCCGTTCCGCGCGCTCACCGGCAGCACCGGAAGGACGGATCCGTGA
- a CDS encoding hydrogenase maturation protease, with amino-acid sequence MTPSAPPDARTLVAGIGNVFLGDDGFGVETARRLAERELPAHTEVVDIGVRGVHLAYQLLDGYDTLVLVDATARGEAPGTLYVIEHDVAGGTPSPAAAMDGHRMTPDTVLALLGALCAGTGTEPPRRVLVVGCEPASVEEGIGLSAPVSDAVPRAVRLIEDLLRNSEPSAEQTPTAQTPTAQTPTARASTARATT; translated from the coding sequence ATGACGCCCTCGGCACCGCCGGACGCCAGGACCCTCGTCGCCGGCATCGGCAACGTCTTCCTCGGCGACGACGGCTTCGGCGTGGAGACCGCCCGCCGGCTCGCCGAACGCGAGCTGCCCGCCCACACCGAGGTCGTGGACATCGGCGTACGGGGGGTGCACCTCGCCTACCAGCTGCTGGACGGCTACGACACCCTCGTCCTCGTGGACGCCACGGCCCGCGGTGAGGCTCCGGGCACCCTGTACGTCATCGAACACGACGTCGCGGGCGGGACCCCTTCGCCCGCCGCCGCGATGGACGGCCACCGGATGACCCCCGACACCGTCCTGGCGCTGCTGGGCGCCCTCTGCGCCGGGACCGGCACGGAGCCGCCGCGCCGCGTCCTGGTGGTCGGCTGCGAACCGGCCTCGGTGGAGGAGGGCATCGGCCTGAGCGCACCGGTGTCCGACGCCGTACCGCGGGCCGTCCGGCTGATCGAGGACCTGCTGCGGAACAGCGAGCCGTCCGCGGAGCAGACCCCTACCGCACAGACACCGACCGCACAGACACCGACCGCGCGGGCTTCGACCGCGCGGGCAACGACATGA
- a CDS encoding DUF6893 family small protein, translating into MKKIVIGGAALAAVVAVFAEVYPDIRRYLRIRRM; encoded by the coding sequence ATGAAGAAGATCGTCATCGGCGGAGCGGCCCTGGCCGCCGTGGTCGCCGTCTTCGCCGAGGTGTATCCCGACATCAGGCGCTACCTGCGGATCCGACGGATGTGA
- a CDS encoding hydrogenase maturation nickel metallochaperone HypA/HybF, producing MHEMSVALAVVDQVAEAAGRSAGVTAVRSVRLQVGELAGVVPDALAFSFELACAGTLLEGAELITEAVPGRARCTPCAHEWAVGMPPRLACPACGATHTELLAGRELRIVDVHWEDGPPHASTREPIFEER from the coding sequence ATGCACGAGATGTCCGTCGCGCTCGCCGTCGTCGACCAGGTGGCCGAGGCCGCCGGCCGGTCCGCGGGCGTCACGGCGGTGCGATCCGTCCGGCTCCAGGTGGGCGAACTGGCCGGCGTCGTACCGGACGCCCTCGCCTTCTCCTTCGAGCTGGCCTGCGCCGGAACCCTGCTGGAAGGCGCCGAACTGATCACCGAAGCGGTGCCGGGACGGGCCCGCTGCACGCCCTGTGCGCATGAATGGGCCGTCGGCATGCCGCCCCGGCTGGCCTGCCCCGCGTGCGGCGCGACGCACACCGAACTGCTCGCCGGCCGAGAGCTGAGAATCGTCGACGTGCACTGGGAGGACGGCCCACCGCACGCGTCCACCCGCGAACCGATCTTTGAGGAGCGCTGA
- the hypB gene encoding hydrogenase nickel incorporation protein HypB — translation MCRVVDLRQAVLAKNDASADALRARLAARGTAVVNLLSSPGSGKTALLEQELLRARERSLPVAALSADLATENDAVRLARSGVPVKQVLTDGLCHLEAGMLAGHLDGWLPDDTRLLFVENVGNLVCPASYDLGETLRVTLASVTEGEDKPLKYPTAFGLAHLVVVTKTDIAEAVEFDELAFRANVAQVNPGVEVILTSARRGQGIGALLDRALAAADGAPVHTPVMARPPQHDGHSDTRHSHSHGHDGHSHTHAHPGHTHPHDVPTHTHPGPAHAHPGRAPEHDGRAPVHPEATGTAGHTHP, via the coding sequence ATGTGCCGTGTCGTCGACCTGCGGCAGGCCGTACTCGCGAAGAACGACGCGAGCGCCGACGCACTGCGCGCCCGCCTCGCTGCCCGCGGGACGGCCGTCGTCAACCTGCTGTCCAGTCCGGGCAGCGGCAAGACCGCGCTGCTGGAGCAGGAACTGCTGCGGGCCCGGGAGCGGTCCCTCCCCGTCGCGGCGCTCAGCGCCGATCTCGCCACCGAGAACGACGCGGTCCGCCTCGCGCGTTCGGGCGTCCCCGTGAAGCAGGTGCTCACCGACGGACTGTGCCATCTGGAGGCGGGGATGCTCGCCGGTCACCTCGACGGATGGCTGCCCGACGACACCCGGCTGCTGTTCGTGGAGAACGTCGGCAACCTGGTCTGCCCGGCCTCCTACGACCTGGGGGAGACCCTGAGGGTCACGCTCGCCAGCGTCACGGAGGGCGAGGACAAGCCGCTCAAGTACCCCACCGCCTTCGGCCTCGCCCACCTGGTGGTGGTCACGAAGACCGACATCGCCGAGGCCGTCGAGTTCGACGAGCTCGCGTTCCGCGCGAACGTGGCACAGGTCAACCCGGGAGTCGAGGTGATCCTGACCTCGGCACGCCGGGGGCAGGGGATCGGCGCGCTGCTCGACCGGGCGCTGGCGGCCGCGGACGGTGCACCGGTCCACACACCCGTGATGGCCCGGCCGCCGCAGCACGACGGTCACTCCGACACGCGCCACAGTCACTCCCACGGGCACGACGGTCACTCCCACACTCACGCGCATCCCGGCCACACGCACCCGCACGACGTCCCCACTCACACGCACCCCGGCCCCGCCCACGCGCATCCCGGTCGTGCCCCTGAGCACGACGGCCGTGCCCCCGTGCACCCGGAGGCCACCGGCACCGCGGGCCACACCCACCCGTGA